From a region of the Nitrospira sp. genome:
- a CDS encoding methyltransferase, whose amino-acid sequence MMQRITNFDEFRDAISAYRLPRVLLAALELDLFTTVGERSWTIPDLAKELKVSERGLSILCRNLAAAGVLQKKGAIYKNTRLGATALNANHRVYRGGYLNLIRTHWADWMRLLESVRSGLPIDHDAPDSPDYRRQFTWAMHHRTLEIAPAIAAQLHMSRAKTLLDLGGGPGTYAMAFLAKNPKLRATVCDREAALEVAKEIASTHRTGRRLSYLPLDFSRDPITGAYDVIWYSNVLHIYSPEDNQAIFCRALAALMPGGRLIIQDAFLHDREGLYPLEASLFAGSMLLFTEGGNTYSASETGEWLKKAGFVGIKMHALKKGTGDWEDGILEASAPGPGLRATARRTRSVGN is encoded by the coding sequence GTGATGCAACGCATTACGAACTTCGATGAGTTTCGAGACGCCATTTCGGCCTATCGCTTGCCCCGGGTGTTGCTGGCGGCGCTGGAACTGGATCTCTTTACGACGGTCGGCGAACGATCATGGACGATTCCCGATCTTGCCAAGGAACTCAAAGTCAGCGAACGAGGTCTGAGCATTCTCTGTCGTAATCTGGCCGCGGCCGGAGTCCTACAAAAAAAGGGAGCTATCTATAAGAACACCCGGCTGGGCGCGACGGCGCTGAATGCCAACCATCGCGTCTATCGCGGCGGGTATTTGAACCTCATCCGAACCCACTGGGCAGATTGGATGCGACTGTTGGAGTCTGTGCGGAGCGGGTTGCCGATCGATCATGATGCTCCCGACAGTCCAGACTACCGCCGACAATTTACGTGGGCCATGCATCACCGGACCTTGGAGATTGCTCCGGCAATTGCGGCACAACTTCACATGAGTCGAGCGAAAACTCTGCTGGACCTCGGCGGAGGGCCCGGCACGTATGCGATGGCATTTCTCGCGAAGAATCCCAAGCTTCGTGCCACCGTGTGTGATCGGGAAGCCGCTCTTGAGGTCGCGAAAGAAATTGCCAGCACTCATAGGACGGGGCGGCGGCTTTCCTACCTCCCGCTCGATTTTTCAAGGGACCCGATAACGGGAGCCTATGACGTCATCTGGTACTCGAATGTGCTGCATATTTATTCGCCTGAAGATAATCAGGCCATCTTTTGCCGCGCCCTGGCTGCATTGATGCCGGGTGGTCGACTCATCATCCAAGACGCGTTTCTGCACGATCGCGAAGGGTTGTATCCACTGGAAGCAAGTCTGTTTGCGGGATCGATGCTGCTGTTCACGGAAGGTGGAAACACCTATTCAGCCTCGGAGACGGGGGAGTGGTTGAAAAAGGCCGGATTCGTCGGTATCAAGATGCACGCGCTTAAGAAGGGGACGGGGGACTGGGAGGATGGGATTTTAGAGGCATCGGCTCCTGGCCCAGGTCTAAGAGCGACCGCCCGCCGAACACGATCAGTAGGAAATTGA
- a CDS encoding DUF393 domain-containing protein, translating to MDFSERTESGLGEQVCLLIYDAECRLCVSTKAKLERVGVAQAGTNVRFLAYQSEEAMKALGQDYRPGRPDMAFLIQSSGEVLRGFDAFLPFIPNLPGGKLLRWGLRLPFARRLTELGYRVVARHRYRWFGHAKPVERTEASNSILS from the coding sequence ATGGATTTCAGCGAGCGGACAGAGAGTGGTCTAGGCGAGCAGGTCTGCCTGCTCATCTATGACGCGGAATGCCGACTTTGTGTTTCCACCAAAGCGAAACTCGAGCGGGTAGGAGTTGCCCAAGCAGGGACCAACGTCAGATTTCTTGCGTATCAAAGCGAGGAGGCCATGAAAGCTCTGGGGCAGGACTACCGCCCTGGTCGCCCTGATATGGCGTTCTTAATCCAATCTTCAGGAGAAGTGCTCCGAGGCTTCGATGCCTTTCTTCCCTTCATCCCTAACCTCCCTGGCGGAAAACTTCTGCGATGGGGGTTAAGACTCCCTTTCGCAAGGCGGCTGACCGAATTGGGCTATCGCGTGGTCGCACGCCATCGGTATCGATGGTTTGGCCATGCCAAGCCGGTCGAGAGAACTGAAGCAAGCAATTCCATTCTTTCGTGA
- a CDS encoding PilZ domain-containing protein, producing MTPPDSDNKNESETRGRLRVPVDYPVLFTGDEGSGHGTVRNLTLAGGEIESHVQVPVGSHVCLHVHPSGARPPIIIGLAVVRWKHGDRFGLEFVRFEGKAKEQLEDMLNQRDAVD from the coding sequence ATGACACCTCCCGACAGCGACAACAAGAATGAGTCTGAGACAAGAGGTCGACTCCGAGTCCCGGTCGACTATCCTGTGTTATTTACGGGAGATGAAGGGTCAGGCCATGGGACGGTGAGGAATCTGACACTCGCCGGAGGTGAGATTGAGAGCCATGTCCAGGTCCCTGTCGGGTCGCATGTGTGTCTCCATGTGCATCCTTCGGGCGCTCGGCCCCCGATCATCATTGGCCTCGCCGTCGTCCGTTGGAAGCATGGTGATCGATTTGGGCTCGAGTTCGTTCGATTTGAAGGCAAGGCGAAGGAACAGCTCGAGGACATGCTGAATCAGCGAGACGCGGTAGACTAG
- a CDS encoding amidophosphoribosyltransferase, whose product MNKELPILSPDKFHDECAVFGIFGHEEAANLTYLGLYALQHRGQEASGIVAGDGEQFFMQKGMGLVADIFHKSVLEKLPGHMAIGHNRYSTTGGHDLKNVQPLTVNFALGNLALAHNGNLINAQMLRHELEAYGAIFQSTSDSEVIIHLIAHSRADSFLARVVDALNQVRGAFSVVLMTDNGLIAARDPYGLRPLCIGRLRSGWIVASETCAFDLLDAEYVREVEPGELIVISDQGLDSHHPFPKKDPAMCVFEYVYFARPDSRIFGANAVYATRKALGRQLAQESWVPADVVIPVPDSGVPAALGYSEGAGIRFETGLIRNHYVGRTFIEPEQSIRHFGVKVKLNAVPEVLDGKRVVVVDDSLVRGTTSRKIVKMIRQAGAKEVHMRISSPPILSPCFYGIDTPTKKELIASDHSIEEIRKYITADSLAYLSLDGMLKSAPRTPDQYCTACFTERYPIPFTRAEELQLGLFESAR is encoded by the coding sequence ATGAACAAAGAACTGCCAATCCTATCCCCCGACAAGTTTCACGACGAATGCGCCGTCTTCGGCATCTTCGGCCACGAGGAAGCCGCCAATCTAACCTATTTGGGGTTGTATGCGCTGCAGCATCGCGGGCAAGAGGCGTCCGGGATTGTTGCGGGAGATGGGGAACAGTTCTTCATGCAGAAAGGCATGGGTCTTGTTGCGGATATTTTTCACAAATCAGTGCTCGAGAAGCTACCCGGGCACATGGCCATCGGACACAATCGTTACTCTACCACCGGGGGCCACGATTTGAAGAATGTGCAGCCGCTCACCGTAAATTTTGCGCTCGGCAATTTAGCCTTGGCTCACAACGGCAATCTGATCAATGCCCAAATGCTCCGGCACGAACTGGAAGCCTACGGGGCGATCTTCCAGTCCACATCGGACAGCGAAGTCATCATCCATCTCATCGCGCACTCACGCGCAGACTCCTTTCTCGCACGGGTCGTCGATGCGCTGAACCAGGTGCGTGGCGCGTTCTCGGTTGTGTTGATGACCGACAACGGCCTGATCGCCGCGCGTGATCCCTACGGGCTCAGGCCTCTGTGTATTGGGCGCCTACGCAGCGGCTGGATTGTGGCCTCGGAGACCTGCGCGTTTGACTTGCTCGATGCCGAGTATGTTCGAGAGGTTGAACCGGGTGAGTTGATCGTGATCAGCGATCAAGGGCTCGACAGCCACCATCCGTTCCCCAAGAAGGATCCGGCCATGTGCGTATTCGAGTATGTCTACTTTGCCAGGCCTGACAGCCGAATTTTCGGGGCCAACGCTGTCTACGCCACGCGCAAGGCGTTGGGGCGGCAGTTGGCTCAGGAGTCGTGGGTGCCGGCGGATGTCGTCATTCCGGTCCCGGACTCCGGCGTGCCGGCGGCGCTCGGCTATTCCGAAGGAGCAGGAATCCGCTTTGAAACCGGGTTGATCCGCAACCACTATGTCGGACGGACGTTCATCGAGCCGGAACAATCGATTCGCCACTTCGGTGTCAAGGTAAAGCTGAACGCAGTGCCCGAAGTGTTGGATGGGAAGCGAGTCGTCGTCGTCGACGATTCGTTGGTTCGCGGCACGACGAGCCGCAAGATCGTCAAGATGATCCGACAAGCCGGAGCAAAAGAGGTCCATATGCGGATCAGCTCACCACCGATTCTCTCGCCTTGTTTCTACGGAATCGACACCCCGACCAAAAAGGAACTCATCGCGTCCGATCATTCGATCGAAGAAATCCGCAAGTACATCACCGCCGACAGTTTGGCGTATCTCAGCCTTGACGGTATGCTGAAATCCGCACCGAGGACACCCGATCAGTATTGTACTGCCTGTTTCACAGAGCGCTATCCTATCCCGTTTACCCGCGCAGAAGAGCTTCAGCTGGGCCTGTTCGAATCAGCGCGCTGA
- a CDS encoding tetratricopeptide repeat protein, which produces MTLRNGLSEELNRQGNEHFSRGYYTEAYTCYAKALECDRLTGDRRALVATLGNLGNICAVSGRRDAAQAHYQEVLELQKILGDEKGIGTTLANLGNLRADAGEWDRARAYYLEALDLMTKTHDEAAQAVLFSDLGLVARETGLFDEAIQFYERSLALMRRLGNLGGVADAWRMIGRTFLIRKRYGDAIACCQTSQSISERLRDELRAGGARYVLAQCYEEIGRLQDAADLLEQVVSMDRKYRLPKLEENTQRLKILQARLAEGCMHE; this is translated from the coding sequence ATGACTTTGCGGAACGGCCTTTCAGAAGAACTGAATCGGCAAGGCAACGAGCACTTCTCGCGAGGGTACTACACCGAGGCGTATACCTGTTACGCCAAGGCGTTGGAGTGTGATCGGCTTACCGGTGATCGGCGAGCCCTCGTCGCCACCCTCGGCAACCTGGGCAACATTTGCGCGGTCAGCGGAAGGCGGGATGCGGCTCAGGCGCACTATCAGGAAGTTTTGGAACTGCAAAAGATCCTTGGCGATGAGAAGGGCATCGGAACGACGCTGGCAAATCTGGGGAATCTCCGGGCGGATGCCGGAGAATGGGACCGGGCACGAGCCTATTATCTGGAGGCCCTCGATCTCATGACCAAGACACACGATGAGGCGGCCCAAGCCGTGTTGTTCTCTGACCTTGGTTTGGTGGCCCGGGAAACCGGTCTGTTTGACGAAGCGATCCAGTTTTACGAGCGGTCGTTGGCATTGATGCGCCGGTTGGGGAATCTGGGCGGCGTTGCGGACGCGTGGCGCATGATCGGCCGCACGTTCTTGATACGAAAACGCTATGGCGATGCCATTGCGTGTTGTCAAACCAGCCAATCAATCTCCGAGCGGTTACGCGACGAACTCCGCGCCGGCGGTGCCCGTTACGTGCTCGCTCAATGTTATGAGGAGATAGGGCGGCTGCAGGACGCCGCAGATCTGCTCGAACAGGTTGTGTCGATGGACCGCAAATATCGCCTGCCGAAACTTGAAGAAAACACACAGCGCCTGAAGATACTCCAGGCCCGACTCGCTGAGGGATGCATGCATGAGTGA
- the purL gene encoding phosphoribosylformylglycinamidine synthase subunit PurL, whose translation MQTGTSHITKDLIAQHNLTGEEYQKILGILGREPNLTELGMFSVMWSEHCSYKSSRVHLKKLPTTGPRVVQGPGENAGAIDIGEGLCVVFKMESHNHPSFIEPYQGAATGVGGILRDIFTMGARPIALLDSLRFGELHSQKNRHLMKGVISGIAGYGNCMGVPTVGGEIVFNDIYALNPLVNVFCLGLAHKDKIFRGTAAGVGNPVIYFGSKTGRDGIHGATMASDSFDDQSDQKRPTVQVGDPFTEKLLLEACLELMERDVLVGIQDMGAAGLTSSSCEMASRAGNGIELDLTVVPRREPGMTPYEIMLSESQERMLMVAKAGKEDECIAICRKWDLDVAVVGKVTADGILRVTDQGKVVAEIPAKALADDGPRYDRPYQPPAYQDMLTNLNYDAIPDVKDANAALLALLESPTIASKRWVYEQYDHMVRTNTTVRPGSDAAVVRIKGTNKAVAMTVDCNSRYCLLHPYEGARLAVAEAARNLVCSGAVPIGLTDCLNFGNPERPDIMWQFVMAIEGMKDACEHFQIPIVSGNVSFYNETNGLSIYPTPMLGMVGLIEDSERTLTQWFKQEGDDIILLGSTREDLGGSEYVKVVHAREQGSPPYLSLDTEKALHDCVLSLSRDGLLQSAHDCSEGGLAVTLAESCISAPEQTLGAVVRLTRSRLRKDAVLFGESQSRVVISAPPAHQQAILDRARRFGVPVEVIGAVTGDRLIVHMNDEHSTEQVIDQPVGILHARWGLSLERTLIQD comes from the coding sequence ATGCAGACCGGCACGTCGCATATCACCAAGGATCTGATCGCACAGCACAATCTGACGGGCGAGGAATACCAAAAAATCCTCGGCATTCTTGGGCGCGAACCCAATCTGACGGAATTGGGCATGTTCTCGGTCATGTGGTCCGAGCACTGTTCATACAAGAGTTCGCGTGTGCACTTGAAGAAGCTGCCGACGACCGGGCCCCGTGTCGTGCAAGGACCCGGCGAAAACGCCGGGGCGATCGATATCGGCGAAGGACTGTGCGTCGTCTTTAAAATGGAGTCGCACAACCATCCGTCGTTCATCGAACCCTATCAGGGAGCAGCCACGGGAGTCGGCGGGATTCTGCGCGATATCTTTACCATGGGGGCGCGGCCGATCGCGCTGCTCGATTCATTGCGGTTCGGGGAATTGCATTCGCAGAAGAATCGTCATCTCATGAAGGGAGTCATCTCCGGTATTGCGGGATACGGCAATTGCATGGGGGTCCCTACCGTGGGAGGCGAGATCGTCTTCAACGACATCTATGCGCTCAATCCGTTGGTCAACGTTTTTTGTCTGGGTCTTGCTCACAAGGACAAGATATTCCGCGGCACGGCAGCGGGCGTCGGCAATCCCGTGATTTATTTCGGCTCCAAAACCGGGCGCGACGGGATCCACGGTGCAACAATGGCCTCGGATTCGTTCGACGATCAGTCGGACCAAAAACGTCCGACGGTGCAGGTCGGCGATCCGTTTACCGAGAAATTGCTGCTGGAGGCATGTTTGGAATTGATGGAGCGCGATGTGCTCGTCGGAATTCAAGACATGGGCGCCGCGGGTCTGACGAGTTCTTCTTGCGAAATGGCTTCCCGCGCCGGCAACGGGATCGAGCTGGACCTGACCGTGGTGCCGAGGCGCGAACCCGGCATGACGCCGTATGAAATCATGCTGTCGGAGTCACAAGAACGCATGTTGATGGTGGCGAAAGCCGGCAAGGAAGACGAATGTATCGCAATTTGCCGGAAGTGGGATCTGGACGTTGCGGTGGTTGGAAAAGTGACGGCCGATGGAATCTTGCGTGTGACGGATCAGGGAAAGGTCGTCGCGGAAATTCCGGCCAAGGCCTTGGCCGACGACGGCCCGCGTTATGACCGGCCCTATCAGCCGCCGGCTTACCAAGACATGTTGACGAACCTGAATTACGACGCCATCCCCGATGTGAAAGATGCGAATGCGGCCTTGCTGGCGCTGTTGGAATCGCCGACGATCGCCAGCAAGCGGTGGGTGTACGAACAGTACGATCATATGGTGCGAACGAACACGACGGTGCGTCCCGGATCCGACGCGGCGGTGGTGCGGATCAAAGGCACGAACAAAGCGGTGGCGATGACGGTCGATTGCAACAGCCGCTATTGTCTGTTGCATCCCTATGAAGGCGCCCGTCTGGCCGTGGCTGAGGCGGCGCGCAATCTCGTCTGTTCCGGCGCCGTACCGATCGGCTTGACGGATTGTCTCAATTTCGGCAACCCCGAGCGGCCCGACATCATGTGGCAGTTCGTCATGGCGATCGAAGGGATGAAAGACGCCTGTGAGCACTTCCAGATCCCCATCGTGAGCGGGAACGTCAGCTTTTACAATGAAACCAACGGGCTATCGATCTATCCAACGCCCATGCTGGGTATGGTAGGACTTATCGAAGATTCCGAAAGAACGCTGACCCAGTGGTTCAAGCAGGAAGGCGACGATATTATCTTGCTGGGCTCCACTCGAGAGGATTTGGGAGGATCCGAGTACGTCAAGGTCGTTCACGCTCGCGAACAGGGATCGCCGCCGTACCTAAGCCTGGATACGGAAAAGGCGCTGCATGATTGCGTACTTTCACTAAGCCGTGACGGACTCTTGCAGTCCGCGCACGATTGTTCAGAAGGCGGCCTAGCCGTTACATTGGCGGAAAGTTGCATCTCTGCACCAGAACAGACTCTGGGCGCTGTGGTAAGATTGACGAGAAGCCGGCTTCGAAAAGATGCTGTTCTCTTCGGCGAGAGTCAATCGAGGGTGGTGATTTCCGCGCCGCCGGCTCATCAACAGGCGATTCTCGATCGGGCAAGGCGCTTCGGTGTGCCGGTGGAAGTGATCGGAGCGGTCACTGGTGACCGGCTCATCGTCCATATGAACGATGAACATTCAACGGAACAAGTGATTGATCAGCCGGTTGGGATTCTGCATGCTCGGTGGGGCCTTTCCTTGGAGCGAACACTGATCCAAGACTAG
- a CDS encoding TlpA family protein disulfide reductase, with protein MKRILFACGLLTFPVLCVSLVLAAGLFRVGEKAPSFTLTAMTGETISLESYKGKVVVLGLFHICDPCMMQGSTLQKVHESVRGKNVAVLGVNSSGDGKPEVGEFLSGFPVKVTYPYLLDPAKVTDKLYGGGRFIPNVYVIDQHGVIRWQRVGNMELAAADVIVAEVEKLLAGGNKM; from the coding sequence ATGAAACGGATACTATTTGCGTGTGGACTGCTGACCTTCCCGGTGCTGTGTGTTTCACTGGTTCTTGCAGCCGGATTATTCCGGGTTGGAGAAAAGGCCCCGTCCTTCACTCTCACGGCCATGACCGGCGAAACCATATCGCTCGAATCCTACAAGGGCAAGGTCGTGGTGTTGGGACTGTTTCACATTTGTGACCCTTGCATGATGCAGGGGAGTACATTGCAGAAGGTCCATGAGTCTGTGCGAGGCAAGAACGTGGCAGTGCTGGGAGTCAATTCGTCGGGTGACGGTAAGCCGGAGGTCGGCGAATTCTTGTCTGGTTTCCCGGTCAAAGTCACCTATCCCTACCTTCTGGATCCCGCCAAGGTTACCGATAAACTCTATGGTGGGGGAAGGTTTATCCCAAATGTTTATGTGATCGACCAACACGGAGTCATCCGTTGGCAGCGGGTCGGTAATATGGAGTTGGCCGCAGCCGATGTAATTGTTGCAGAGGTTGAAAAGCTGTTGGCGGGTGGAAACAAGATGTAA